A single genomic interval of Bacillus smithii harbors:
- a CDS encoding CdaR family transcriptional regulator, whose protein sequence is MHLSTNLASKIISEVQQVMKEDIILVDTKGIIISSTEKSRIGTFHEGATIVIKTKKVLYIDQDKAKILKGVKAGINMPIMFNKQVIGVIGITGDPKKVEPFAELIRRMTELIIQEAYYTERNEWEIRGIESYLYEWINSTSVDKEFLERGVMLGIPVYDTHICALIQSEIQTLDHYDIPRIQKEIMELFYSVFGKENHFLIRWGQERFLLLKKIGSTFNKNHFHSQLKNFKERFERKYHHHLAIGVGKTMCRQIIHRSFKEAMKALKVAQKHLGIVFYEDLILEIILEDIPIEIQKDFQRRTIDVLKEDPILIDTLQHYLHNNQSIKKTSEEMNIHINTLHYRLNKIEELTGINPKTTEGIVIFYISLMLLNSHSHHEMDKRKL, encoded by the coding sequence ATGCATTTATCAACCAATTTAGCTTCTAAAATTATTTCAGAAGTTCAGCAAGTAATGAAAGAAGATATTATATTAGTGGATACAAAAGGAATCATCATTTCTTCCACTGAAAAAAGCAGAATTGGCACCTTTCATGAAGGAGCGACCATTGTCATTAAAACAAAAAAAGTACTTTATATTGATCAGGACAAAGCAAAAATTCTAAAAGGAGTAAAAGCAGGCATCAACATGCCCATTATGTTTAATAAGCAAGTAATCGGCGTCATCGGAATAACAGGAGACCCTAAAAAAGTGGAACCGTTTGCGGAATTAATTAGAAGAATGACAGAACTCATTATACAAGAAGCTTATTATACCGAGAGAAACGAATGGGAAATACGCGGTATAGAATCTTATTTGTATGAATGGATCAACTCTACATCGGTTGATAAAGAATTTTTAGAGCGAGGTGTCATGCTGGGAATCCCCGTTTACGACACGCATATTTGCGCCCTCATACAATCCGAAATACAAACACTCGATCACTATGACATTCCCAGAATTCAAAAAGAAATCATGGAATTGTTCTATTCTGTATTCGGGAAAGAAAATCATTTCCTCATTCGCTGGGGGCAAGAACGTTTCTTGCTGTTAAAAAAGATTGGCTCTACTTTTAACAAGAATCATTTCCATAGCCAATTAAAAAACTTTAAAGAAAGATTCGAAAGGAAATATCACCACCATTTAGCAATTGGTGTAGGAAAGACAATGTGCAGACAGATTATCCATAGATCATTTAAAGAGGCAATGAAAGCATTAAAAGTGGCTCAAAAACATCTTGGGATTGTATTTTATGAAGATCTCATATTAGAAATTATCTTAGAAGACATTCCCATCGAAATACAAAAGGATTTTCAAAGAAGAACGATTGACGTTTTGAAAGAAGATCCAATACTCATCGATACTTTGCAGCACTATTTGCATAATAATCAATCGATCAAAAAAACTTCAGAAGAAATGAATATACATATTAATACTCTGCATTATCGTTTAAATAAAATCGAAGAGCTAACCGGAATCAATCCGAAAACCACGGAAGGAATTGTCATATTTTATATATCACTCATGTTATTGAATTCTCATTCCCATCATGAGATGGATAAAAGAAAACTGTAG